A window of Vigna unguiculata cultivar IT97K-499-35 chromosome 4, ASM411807v1, whole genome shotgun sequence contains these coding sequences:
- the LOC114181373 gene encoding glucan endo-1,3-beta-glucosidase 3-like produces MMAVLIIFHLLAIFVPALGDAFIGVNIGTDVTNMPSPTEVVALLKAQGIQYVRLYDADRAMLRALANTGIRVIVSVPNDQLLGIGQSNATAAIWVARNVIAHVPATNITAIAVGSEVLTSLPNAAPVLVPALKFLQAALVAANLDQQIKVSTPHSSFIILDSFPPSQAFFNKTWDPVMVPLLNFLQSTGSYLMLNVYPYYDFMQPNAVIPLDYALFRPLPPNKEAIDSNTMLHYTNVFDAVVDAAYFAMSYLNFTNIPILVTESGWPSKGDSSEPDATIDNANTYNSNLIRHVLNNSGTPKQPGISVSTYIYELYNEDLRTGPVSENNWGLFYANGAPVYTLHLSNAGTIFANDTTNQTFCVAKSNADTKMLQAALDWACGPGKVDCSPLLQGQPCYDPNTVDAHATYAINAYYQKMAKSAGTCDFKGVASVTTTNPSHGSCIFPGSRGKNGSSTNGTALAPSTNSTNSGCLSQYYNGGPLTSSLILTLILSVAVL; encoded by the exons ATGATGGCTGTGCTCATCATTTTTCACCTGCTTGCAATATTTGTCCCTGCTTTGGGTG ATGCTTTTATCGGTGTCAACATTGGTACAGATGTGACTAACATGCCAAGTCCAACAGAAGTTGTGGCCCTTCTCAAGGCTCAAGGTATTCAATATGTTAGACTATATGATGCTGACAGAGCCATGCTTCGTGCACTAGCCAACACAGGAATCCGTGTAATTGTTTCTGTTCCCAATGACCAGCTTCTCGGCATTGGTCAGTCCAATGCCACTGCTGCCATTTGGGTTGCACGCAATGTCATAGCTCATGTTCCTGCTACCAACATTACTGCCATAGCAGTTGGTTCTGAAGTGCTAACATCCCTCCCAAATGCAGCTCCTGTTCTAGTCCCAGCACTAAAATTCCTTCAAGCTGCTCTAGTTGCAGCCAATCTTGATCAGCAAATCAAAGTCTCTACTCCGCACTCTTCTTTTATCATCCTTGACTCTTTCCCACCTTCTCAggcattttttaacaaaacttggGACCCTGTCATGGTTCCCTTGCTCAACTTTTTGCAATCAACAGGTTCATATCTTATGCTCAATGTGTACCCTTATTATGATTTCATGCAACCCAATGCTGTAATCCCTCTAGACTATGCTTTGTTCCGGCCCTTGCCTCCAAATAAAGAAGCTATTGATTCCAACACCATGCTGCATTATACTAATGTTTTTGATGCTGTTGTTGATGCTGCTTATTTTGCAATGTCATATTTGAACTTTACCAACATTCCTATTTTAGTGACTGAGTCAGGATGGCCCTCCAAAGGAGATTCATCTGAGCCAGATGCAACTATTGATAATGCTAACACTTACAATAGTAACTTGATCAGGCACGTCCTTAACAATAGTGGGACTCCTAAGCAACCTGGAATTTCAGTTAGCACTTATATTTATGAGCTTTATAATGAAGACTTGAGAACAGGTCCAGTGTCTGAGAATAATTGGGGGCTGTTTTATGCTAATGGAGCTCCAGTGTATACCTTGCACTTGAGTAATGCTGGTACTATATTTGCAAATGACACAACAAACCAAACCTTTTGTGTTGCCAAGAGTAATGCAGATACTAAGATGCTTCAGGCTGCACTTGATTGGGCTTGTGGACCAGGGAAGGTGGATTGTTCTCCATTGCTGCAGGGTCAACCGTGTTATGATCCAAATACTGTAGATGCACATGCTACATATGCTATCAATGCTTATTATCAGAAGATGGCTAAATCTGCTGGAACCTGTGATTTCAAGGGAGTTGCCTCAGTCACCACTACAAATCCAA GTCACGGTTCCTGTATATTTCCTGGAAG CCGTGGAAAAAATGGTAGCAGCACAAATGGCACAGCATTGGCTCCATCTACCAATTCCACAAATTCAGGGTGCTTGTCACAGTATTACAATGGTGGACCTTTAACAAGCTCTCTGATTCTTACTTTAATTTTGAGTGTAGCTGTCTTATAA